From one Deltaproteobacteria bacterium RBG_16_64_85 genomic stretch:
- a CDS encoding DNA polymerase III subunit alpha yields the protein MGMSEFVHLHLHSQYSLLDGTIKIDDLVRKVGELRMPAVALTDHGGMMGTIDFYEKATRAGIRPILGCEIYVAPGSRHERKPTQGEEKSHHLILLAESAEGYRNLIRLVSKAHVEGFYYKPRVDKELLREHAAGLIATSACLQGEIPRLLIQEGPSAAEGCVETYKDIFRDGRFYIEIQDNGLPEQNLANARLIELARRTGTPLVATNDCHYLERSDARVHDVLLCLQTGKTINTEGRMRFGSDQFYMKSPEEFEKAFGHSAPDALKNTMAIAERCSVKLDLGKNKIPAFQVPKGMTAEQYLRTLSVEGMARRFQEKRKRGEKVSGENETAYRKRLEYELSVIDQSGFSGYFLIVWDFIRHAKEKGIPVGPGRGSAAGSLAAYALRITEIDPIPHGLLFERFLNPERISLPDVDCDFCKDRRDEVIQYIKERYGEENVTQIITFGTMKARAAIRDVGRVLEMPYAEVDRIAKLIPPDLGMTIDRALQIEPRLKEILQETPKVGELFEYARAIEGLSRHASTHAAGVVIANKPITEYVPLYRNSNGDITTQFSMKDIEKVGLVKFDVLGLRTLTAIHNTLGLIKERGEPLDLEAVPLDDAETYAMLSRGDTPGVFQCESGGFTDLLVRLKPERFAHLIHAVALYRPGPLQSGMVEDFIARRHGRKKTEYPFPQLEEILQDTYGVMVYQEQVMQIAVALAGFSMGEADVLRKAMGKKDTALMEKQKARFLKGAAANGIPENKAQALFEQIAQFGEYGFNKSHSAAYAMVAYQTAYLKAHYPVEYFCALMTSESGDTAKIIRYIGHCREKGIPILPPDVNESRFAFYPAGKAIRFGLSAIKGVGETAVLSIQEARGENPFVSAADFLSRVELRKVNKRALDSLIKAGAFDSLDPDRGLLIEQLSSLMETAQGEVRRRESGQFALFGGKADAEKPAKGKRTATIEHLWNRSERLKAEKEALGFYITGHPLDAYAAEIELFANVTSSRIGSVRSGSEIKIGGIISAIREKTTKRGEKMAILTLEDLEGIVEVLVFPETYREIREDLDTQAPVLLIGRVDSDETSSKVIAEDICRMENVRERLSKSVHIQVRMDRMTASDIAELRRTLRKHAGEKKGYLHLVREGDYEAVVALPEGFGIAPSLELARELKGQFGYDVLRLH from the coding sequence ATGGGAATGAGCGAGTTCGTCCACCTCCACCTGCACTCCCAGTACAGCCTCCTGGACGGGACCATCAAGATCGACGACCTGGTGCGCAAGGTCGGAGAGCTCCGGATGCCCGCGGTCGCCCTGACGGACCACGGCGGGATGATGGGGACGATCGACTTCTACGAAAAGGCGACCCGGGCGGGGATCCGTCCGATCCTGGGGTGCGAGATCTACGTCGCGCCGGGGTCCAGGCACGAACGAAAACCGACGCAGGGGGAGGAGAAGTCCCATCACCTGATCCTTCTGGCGGAGTCCGCGGAAGGGTACCGGAACCTGATCCGGTTGGTGTCCAAGGCCCACGTCGAAGGGTTCTATTACAAGCCCCGGGTGGACAAGGAGCTCCTGCGGGAGCATGCGGCGGGACTGATCGCCACCTCCGCCTGCCTGCAGGGCGAAATCCCGCGTCTCCTGATCCAGGAGGGGCCGTCGGCGGCCGAGGGGTGCGTGGAGACGTACAAGGATATTTTCCGGGACGGGCGGTTTTATATCGAGATCCAGGACAACGGCCTCCCGGAGCAGAACCTGGCCAACGCGCGGCTCATCGAGCTGGCCCGCCGGACGGGGACGCCTCTGGTCGCCACGAACGACTGCCACTACCTCGAGCGCTCGGATGCCCGCGTCCACGACGTGCTCCTCTGTCTTCAGACCGGGAAGACGATCAACACCGAGGGGAGGATGCGGTTCGGGAGCGACCAGTTTTACATGAAGTCCCCGGAAGAGTTCGAAAAGGCGTTCGGGCACTCGGCCCCCGATGCGCTCAAGAACACGATGGCCATCGCCGAGAGGTGCAGCGTGAAGCTCGACCTCGGGAAGAACAAGATCCCGGCGTTCCAGGTTCCGAAGGGGATGACGGCGGAGCAATACCTGCGGACCCTGAGCGTCGAGGGGATGGCGCGCAGGTTCCAGGAAAAGCGGAAACGGGGGGAGAAGGTTTCGGGGGAGAACGAGACCGCCTACCGGAAACGGCTGGAGTACGAGCTGTCGGTCATCGATCAAAGCGGGTTTTCGGGGTACTTCCTGATCGTCTGGGATTTCATCCGGCATGCCAAGGAGAAGGGGATCCCGGTGGGGCCGGGGCGGGGGAGCGCTGCGGGGAGCCTTGCCGCGTATGCCTTGCGGATCACCGAGATCGACCCGATCCCGCACGGGCTCCTGTTCGAACGGTTCCTGAACCCGGAGCGGATCAGCCTTCCCGACGTGGACTGCGACTTCTGCAAGGACCGGCGGGACGAGGTGATCCAGTACATCAAGGAACGCTACGGCGAAGAGAACGTGACCCAGATCATCACCTTCGGCACGATGAAGGCCCGGGCGGCGATTCGGGATGTCGGAAGGGTGCTCGAGATGCCGTACGCGGAGGTCGACCGGATCGCCAAGCTTATTCCCCCCGACCTGGGAATGACGATCGATCGCGCGCTGCAGATCGAGCCGAGGCTCAAGGAGATCCTCCAGGAAACGCCGAAGGTGGGGGAGCTGTTCGAATACGCCCGCGCGATCGAGGGACTGTCGCGGCATGCCTCCACCCATGCCGCCGGGGTGGTGATCGCCAACAAGCCGATCACCGAGTACGTCCCCCTCTACAGAAATTCCAACGGCGATATCACCACCCAGTTTTCCATGAAGGACATCGAGAAGGTGGGGCTGGTCAAGTTCGACGTACTGGGACTGCGGACCTTGACGGCGATCCACAACACTCTGGGCCTGATCAAGGAACGGGGGGAGCCGCTCGACCTAGAGGCCGTACCGCTGGACGACGCCGAAACGTACGCGATGCTCTCCCGGGGAGACACTCCGGGGGTCTTCCAGTGCGAAAGCGGCGGCTTCACGGACCTTCTCGTCCGGCTCAAGCCGGAGCGGTTCGCGCACCTCATCCACGCAGTGGCGCTCTACCGGCCGGGCCCCCTCCAGAGCGGCATGGTGGAAGACTTCATCGCGCGGCGGCACGGCAGGAAGAAAACCGAATACCCCTTCCCGCAGCTGGAGGAAATCCTGCAGGACACCTACGGCGTCATGGTCTACCAGGAGCAGGTCATGCAGATCGCCGTCGCTCTCGCCGGGTTCTCCATGGGGGAAGCCGACGTCCTGCGCAAGGCGATGGGGAAAAAGGACACCGCCCTGATGGAGAAGCAGAAGGCGCGGTTCCTGAAAGGGGCGGCCGCCAACGGGATCCCCGAGAACAAGGCCCAGGCGCTCTTCGAACAGATCGCCCAGTTCGGGGAGTACGGGTTCAACAAGTCGCACAGCGCCGCATACGCGATGGTGGCCTACCAGACCGCGTATCTCAAAGCCCACTATCCCGTGGAATATTTCTGCGCCCTGATGACATCGGAATCGGGCGACACGGCGAAGATCATCCGCTACATCGGCCATTGCCGGGAGAAGGGGATTCCCATCCTCCCACCCGACGTGAACGAATCCCGCTTCGCCTTTTATCCGGCGGGCAAGGCGATCCGGTTCGGCCTTTCGGCGATCAAGGGGGTGGGGGAGACCGCGGTCCTCTCCATCCAGGAGGCGAGGGGGGAAAATCCTTTCGTCTCGGCGGCGGATTTCCTCTCCCGGGTGGAACTCCGGAAGGTGAACAAGAGGGCGCTCGATAGCCTCATCAAGGCGGGGGCCTTCGATTCCCTCGACCCGGACCGGGGACTCCTGATCGAGCAGCTCTCCTCCCTGATGGAGACCGCGCAGGGGGAGGTCCGGCGCAGGGAATCGGGCCAGTTCGCGCTGTTCGGAGGAAAGGCCGATGCGGAAAAACCCGCAAAGGGGAAACGAACGGCAACCATCGAGCATTTGTGGAACCGGAGCGAGCGACTGAAAGCCGAGAAGGAAGCCCTGGGATTCTATATCACCGGGCATCCTCTGGACGCCTACGCGGCGGAGATCGAGCTGTTCGCCAACGTCACTTCTTCCCGCATCGGCTCCGTGAGGTCCGGCTCCGAGATCAAGATCGGCGGGATCATCAGCGCCATCCGGGAGAAGACGACCAAGCGGGGGGAAAAGATGGCGATCCTGACGCTCGAGGACCTCGAAGGGATCGTCGAGGTGCTCGTCTTCCCGGAAACGTACCGGGAGATCCGGGAGGACCTGGACACGCAGGCACCCGTTCTCCTGATCGGCCGCGTCGATTCCGACGAGACGTCCTCCAAGGTGATCGCGGAAGATATCTGCCGGATGGAAAACGTGCGCGAGCGCCTGTCGAAATCGGTGCACATCCAGGTCCGCATGGACCGGATGACGGCGTCCGATATCGCCGAGCTTCGGCGCACCCTGAGGAAGCATGCGGGCGAGAAGAAAGGATACCTTCATCTGGTGCGCGAAGGGGATTACGAGGCCGTAGTCGCCCTGCCGGAAGGATTCGGGATCGCGCCGTCCCTCGAGCTGGCCCGGGAGCTGAAAGGGCAGTTCGGATACGACGTGCTGCGGCTTCACTGA